In Aspergillus luchuensis IFO 4308 DNA, chromosome 1, nearly complete sequence, the following are encoded in one genomic region:
- the SNU13 gene encoding RNA binding protein snu13 (COG:A;~EggNog:ENOG410PMV3;~InterPro:IPR002415,IPR029064,IPR018492,IPR004038;~PFAM:PF01248;~go_component: GO:0005730 - nucleolus [Evidence IEA];~go_function: GO:0003723 - RNA binding [Evidence IEA]) → MSETSAAWPLADEALTQNLLDLVQQAGHYRQLKKGANEATKTLNRGTSELVILAADTSPLAILLHIPLLAEDKNTPYVFVPSKLALGRATGVSRPVIAASITTNEASDLQGQIKTIKDKVERLMI, encoded by the exons ATGTCTGAGACTTCTGCCG CCTGGCCCCTCGCCGATGAGGCCCTCACCCAGAACCTTCTGGACCTTGTCCAGCAGGCTGGTCACTACCgccagctgaagaagggtgCTAACGAGG CCACCAAGACTCTTAACCGTGGTACCTCCGAGCTCGTTATCCTCGCTGCCGACACCTCTCCCCTCgctatcctcctccacatccccctCCTCGCTGAGGACAAGAACACCCCCTATGTCTTCGTGCCCAGCAAGCTTGCTCTCGGCCGTGCTACCGGTGTTTCCCGCCCCGTGATTGCtgccagcatcaccaccaacgagGCCAGTGACCTCCAGGGCCagatcaagaccatcaaggACAAGGTCGAGAGACTGATGATCTAA
- a CDS encoding STIMATE family protein (COG:S;~EggNog:ENOG410PKQ2;~InterPro:IPR022127;~PFAM:PF12400;~SECRETED:SignalP(1-24);~TransMembrane:5 (n4-15c33/34o71-93i114-136o148-172i207-227o247-268i)) produces MTFTSLTGLVITTAIAALSSGVGASAVGSLTTASTTSITPSPSPSPTMQTVPFHLAGPDPTDGDDTGECRLLGPFSLLVQAALGALALLSLVYKRWRERPQRPVKVWAFDVSKQVFGSAMLHLANLLMSMFSAGQLEIRSKYKPNPCSFYILNLGIDTTLGIPILIFILHLLNRLASYTPLASPPESIESGNYGSPPRASWWFKQSIIYFMGLLGMKICVFFLIQLLPFIVKVGDWALRWTEGNTAVQIIFVMLLFPVIMNAIQYYIIDTFIKKPIMLETFEEAEHDTHEHRHALLAGMDEDASFESDDDSVGKDDGPEPVKEDLVRFESAEYNPAQVEHSSAASARSGSSHGEYGELSSSTKLKSQNKD; encoded by the exons ATGACCTTCACATCGCTCACCGGGCTAGTCATAACAACGGCTATCGCAGCCCTTAGTAGCGGTGTCGGTGCCTCGGCGGTTGGCAGTCTGACTacagcatccaccacctccataACGCCGTCACCATCACCGTCGCCTACTATGCAAACTGTTCCTTTCCATTTAGCTGGTCCAGATCCGACCGATGGAGACGACACCGGGGAATGCAGGCTCCTAGGGCCTTTTTCGCTTCTCGTTCAAGCTGCGCTCGGGGCATTGGCGCTGCTATCACTTGTCTACAAGCGCTGGAGGGAGAGACCTCAGCGACCAGTGAAGGTGTGGGCATTTGACGTCTCAAAGCAAGTCTTCGGGTCTGCGATGCTGCACCTCGCGAATCTGCTTATGTCCATGTTTTCGGCGGGCCAGCTGGAGATACGGAGTAAATACAAACCAAACCCATGCTCCTTCTACATATTGAACTTGGGAATCGAT ACCACGCTAGGCATCCcgatcctcatcttcatccttcatctcctcaacCGCTTAGCTTCGTATACTCCCCTCGCGAGTCCACCGGAGTCCATCGAGTCTGGGAATTATGGAAGTCCACCGCGCGCCTCATGGTGGTTCAAGCAATCAATAATTTACTTTATGGGACTGCTAGGGATGAAGATttgcgtcttcttcctcatccagctgctgccgTTCATAGTCAAGGTGGGAGATTGGGCTCTCCGATGGACGGAAGGCAACACGGCAGTGCAGATCATCTTCGTGATGCTGCTTTTCCCTGTCATCATGAACGCAATACAGTATTACATCATCGACACCTTCATCAAGAAGCCGATTATGCTGGAGACTTTCGAGGAGGCGGAGCATGACACCCACGAGCATCGCCACGCGCTCCTGGCGGGCATGGACGAAGACGCGTCCTTCGAGTCGGACGATGACTCCGTTGGGAAAGATGATGGCCCGGAACCTGTAAAAGAGGACCTAGTCCGGTTCGAGTCCGCCGAATACAACCCAGCTCAAGTCGAACACAGCTCTGCCGCGTCCGCCAGATCGGGTAGCAGCCACGGCGAGTATGGCGAGTTGTCATCTTCCACCAAGCTTAAGTCCCAGAATAAGGACTGA